CGCATCTTCCTCGTGAAGTCGCTGGCCGAAGGCCGGATCCAGCTCACCGACTCCACCGCGGAGCACCTCGATCTCTGCCTCGGCTGCCGCGCCTGCGAGACGGTGTGCCCCTCGGGAGTGCCCTACGGACAGCTGATCGAGGCGGCGCGCGCGGAGATCGAGCGCCAGCGGCCGGGCCCTCCGCTCCGCCGTCTCTTCCGCTGGATGAACTTCTCGCTCCTGCTGGCGCACCCCCGGATGCTGCGCCTGGCCGCCGCGGGCCTGCGCGTCTACCAGGTCAGCGGGCTGCGCACGTTGCTGCGGGCATCGGGCCTGCTCCGGCTGCTGCCCGCCTCGCTGCGCCACTGGGAGCCGCTGCTGCCCGAGCTGCCCTCGGCGGCGGATCGCGCCCCGCTGCCCGAGGTCACGCCGGCTCGAGGCGCGCGCCGGGCCCGGGTCGGGCTGCTCACCGGCTGCATCCAGCAGGTGGCCTTCGGCCCGCAGAACCGGGCCACCGCGCGCGTGCTCGCCCGCAACGGCGCGGAGGTCGTCGCCCCCCGCGCGCAGGCCTGCTGCGGTGCGCTCCACGCGCACGCCGGCGAGCACGCGACCGCGCTCGACCTGGCCCGGCGCACCATCGAGGCCTTCGAGCGCGCCGACGTCGAGGCGGTGATCGTCAACACGTCGGGCTGCGGCGCGCACATGAAGGCGTACGGGCTGCTGCTGGCCGGCGATCCGGCGTGGCGCGACCGGGCCGCCCGCTTCGCGTCGCGGGTGCGCGACGTCTCCGAGTTCCTCGCCGAGCAGCCGCTGCGCGGGCCGCTCGCGCCGGTGGAGCGCACCGTGACCTATCACGATCCGTGTCACGTCGTCCACGGGCAGAAGATCCGGACGCAGCCCCGGGCCCTCCTCGCACAGGTGCCGGGCCTGCGCGTCGTCGAGCTGAAGGAAGCCGACTGGTGCTGCGGCTCGGCCGGCACCTACAATCTCACCCAGCCGGAGATGGCCAC
Above is a window of Candidatus Methylomirabilota bacterium DNA encoding:
- a CDS encoding heterodisulfide reductase-related iron-sulfur binding cluster — its product is MAHPVATEPKPSAPLTLHGLSVEGVDRCVHCGLCLAYCPTFSELGTEMDSPRGRIFLVKSLAEGRIQLTDSTAEHLDLCLGCRACETVCPSGVPYGQLIEAARAEIERQRPGPPLRRLFRWMNFSLLLAHPRMLRLAAAGLRVYQVSGLRTLLRASGLLRLLPASLRHWEPLLPELPSAADRAPLPEVTPARGARRARVGLLTGCIQQVAFGPQNRATARVLARNGAEVVAPRAQACCGALHAHAGEHATALDLARRTIEAFERADVEAVIVNTSGCGAHMKAYGLLLAGDPAWRDRAARFASRVRDVSEFLAEQPLRGPLAPVERTVTYHDPCHVVHGQKIRTQPRALLAQVPGLRVVELKEADWCCGSAGTYNLTQPEMATRLQERKIAHVQATGADAVVTANPGCIIQIAQGLAAKGSPVQVLHIVEILDQAYGGD